The window CGTGTCCACGATGACGGCATCTTCAGCGGGCTTCAGGGGGGCTATGGCCCGGTTGCGGTCCTGATCGTCGCGCTGGCGGATCTGTTCCGTCAGTGCCTCCAGATCGGGCGTTTCGCCCATGGCTACCAACTGGTCGAAGCGCCTGCGGGCGCGTTCCTGCGGTGAGGCATCAAGGAATATCTTGCAGCGGGCTTCAGGGAATACCACCGTGCCCATGTCGCGGCCTTCTGCCACCAGCGGGGTTGCTGCGCCCATGGCCTGCTGCGCGGCTTTCAGTGCAGTGCGTACGGCAGGCAGCTTGGCCACGATGGAGGCAAGCATGCCCACTTCCTCTGTGCGGATTTCCTGTCCTACCGGTGTGCCGTTGACGGATAGAACCGTGTCTGCACCGCTGCCGGAAAGCGAGAACGAGAAAGCGGCAAGCCGTGCGGTAAGCTCAGCTTCGCTGAGGGAAGCGGCGTCCGCGCCGAGCTTCCAGCCCAGTGTGCGGAACATGGCGCCGGTATCCAGATAGGCGATGCCCAGAGCCTGTGCCGTACGTTTTGCCAGTGTGGTTTTGCCCACGCCTGCGGGACCGTCCAGCGTGACGATGTTCCGCTTAGCGGTCATGCAGAATCTCCTTGAAGGCGTTGATGAACACCTTGTTTTCGTGCGCATTGCCCACGGTCACGCGCATGTGGCGCGGCAGGCCGTATCCCTTGTTCAGCGGGCGCAGAATGATGCCCCGGCGCAGGAGCTGCTCGTGCAGTTCGGTACCGTCAATGGGGGCCTCAAACATGATGAAGTTGGCTTTGGAAGGAAATACGGTGCAGCCCAGTGCGGCCAGTTCCCTGTTCAGATAGTCGCGGCCTTCTGCGGTGACACGGAGGGTCTCGTTGTAGAAGACCGTGTCGTCAAGGGCGGCCATGCCTGCATGTTCGGCGAGAATGTTCACGCTGAACGGCGGGCGGATGCGCTTGAGATAGTCCGCGAGTTCCGGCTGCATGGCCCCGAAGCCGAGGCGCAGGCCCGCAAGCCCCATGCTTTTGGAAAAGGTGCGCAGCACGCATACGTTGGGGAAGTCCGCAAGGCGCGGCAGCATGGAATAGGCATCCTTGTTGCCGGTGAAGTCCATGTAGGCTTCGTCCACAACCAGCAGGCACTGTTCGGGAAGACGCTTGGCAAGGGCCATGATCTCTTCCACGGGCGGGGTGTAGCCGGAAGGGTTGTCGGGCGTTGTCACGAAGACGATGGCCGTGTTTTCGTCCGTCAGCGAGACAAGGGCGTCCCAGTTGAAGGAAAAGTCGTTGTTCAGCGGCGTCTGGCGCAATTCCACGCCGCACAGGCGGGCCAGCACGGTGTACATGGAGAAGCAGGGATCAAACGCTACGATGTTATCTATGCCGGGGCGCGCCTTGGCGCGGATGAGCAGGTCAATAACCTCGTCCGAGCCGTTGCCAGTGACGATGCATTCTGCGGGCAGGCCGAATAAATCGGCAATTTTCTTTGCCAGACGAGGATTGCCGGACTGGGCGTAGCGGAATACGTGATCGGCATGGGAGCGGATGACCTGCTGAACCAGAGGAGAAGTGCCAAGCGGATTTTCGTTGCTGGCGAGCTTGACGACCGTATCGAGGCCGTAGCGTTCCTTGATTTCCTGGATGGAAAGTCCCGCCGAATAGGGGGAGAAGTCCATCACTTCGGGCCGCACCTGCGAGGTTGCGCGGCAACGTTGGGAGGTCATGCGATGCTCCTTGCGCTGATGATGTGGTATCGCCGTGAAAAAAGGGCGATCCTTTCGGACCGCCCATGAATAGACTACGAGGGGGGCTGTGCGCAAGCGGACAATGCGGTTGCGTAAGGCCGGTTGTCCCTACGCGGCATTTCCGTCAGGCTGCCGGAGCACTTACAGTGCCGGAGGACGCACGGTGAGCACGGGGATGTTCGCGCCCTTAACCACCTTTTCCGCAACGGAACCGAAGAGGATGCGGTCAATGCCCTTGCGGCCATGGGTGCCCATGATGATCATGTCCACGTTTTCCTGTTCGGCAGTGGCCAGAATTTCTTCCGCGGCATAGCCGGTGACAACCTTGCCGGAAGCCTGCAGTCCGCCGAAGTTTTCGGCAAGGAACGCGTCCATGGACTTTTCGGCGCCGGATACGATTTCGCCCACAAAGCTTTCTATGGAGTTCGGGGGAACGTGGAAGCCCACATACTGACTCAGGGAGGGCGCTGCGTACACAACTACCAGCGCGGCATCCAGCTTGGTTGCAAGGAGCTTTGCGTAGTCAGCTATGTACTTGCTGTGGTCAGAGAAATCGACAGCGACGAGGATCTTGTTGATGGCAGTCATATTGGCCTCCTGTGGCTATATTGCATGCACAGTCCGCATTGCGCGGTATTCATTCTAATCTTACTTAATCTATACACATTTCACGGCGCATAGACAAGGAAAAGGTTGTGAAGTAGGTTTAAGCCCAGAGACGGGCATCTTTTTCCCCGTGCGGCAGAAAATGCCCCGTGTGTTTTTTGATTATTTCATTAAAATCAATGCATTGAAGTTTTTATAAGGGTTGGCAGGCTTCTTGCTCAATCTGGTCAAAACCCTAAAAAGGGGTGCGCCGATGAAGATTCGTTCAGAACAGGTAGATGCACTTCAGCAACAGGAAGAACTCCGCAAGCGGTCCAAGACGACCGGCGAGGGGTTCGGTGATCTGTTTGCCGAGGAGCTGGGGCGTCAGGATGAGGCCTCGAAAACACAGGCAACCGTGCCTCCTGTGGGAGCGCGGGCCATGGTTCTGGATCCGTTGCTGATGGCGAACCCGGTGGAAGAGGCCGGAGCGGTTGAGGGTACGGGAACGGAGGCTGCCGCGCTTGTCGGCCAGCTGGATGGCATGCTGGACAAGTGGGAATTGTATTCCCGCCAGATCGGTGCCGCCGGTGCTCCTGACCTGAAGGGCGCGTATGGAACGCTGGAAAGCATTTCCGGCGAACTGTCGCAGCTCAAGGAGCAGAACCCGGAACTTTCCGCACGCTATCCCGATCTGGGATCCGTGGTGAATGAACTTGAGGTGATGTCGTTCACCGAAAGGTTCAAAATCAACAGGGGCGACTACGTGTAGTAGCTGCTCCGGAGTCGGCAGGCTTGCCCTGTCCGAAATGAAAAGGGACGGATTATTTCCGTCCCTTTTTCTATGTCATTGCGCTTCAATCAGGGTGGTCAGTTCCTGCACGGCGGCTGCGACTGTCTGTAGCCGTACGGCATCGCGATTGCCGGAAAACACAAAGCGGCGCACGGCAAGGGCCTCGCCCGCACAGGCAGCCAGCCATACTGTGCCCACAGGCTTTTCCGGTGTGCCTCCGGAGGGGCCGGCAATGCCTGATACGGCAACGGCACAGTCCACGCCGAGCACGCGGGTTGCTCCGCGCACCATGGCCTCCACGGTTTCACCGCTCACGGCACCGTGGGTCACAAGGGTATCATGCGGCACACCAAGCACCTGCTCCTTGATTTCGTTGGCATAGGCCACCACGCCGCCGGCAAACCAGCCTGAAGAACCGGAAACGTCGGTGAGTGCGGCGGCGATGAGGCCGCCCGTGCATGATTCGGCCGTGCCGAGCAGCATGCCCCGTTTTCTGAGCATATCCCCAAGATTGAGGATGGATGGGTGCAGGTCTTTCATCATGATATTTCTCCTTTGCAGGGGCTGTCTTCGTTTGTGTCGTGCCGCAAGGCAGAGGCACGTGCAGGCTTTCATATTGCCACCACGGAGGTCTGCTTGCAATGGCAGCGTTGTATGTATACTGTCACCGGATGGAAAAAGGGCGGACGATACGCGGCGCTGATGCCGGACTGGAAGTGAGGGCATGGTGAAGCAGGAATCTTTTACTTCCTTGCTGCATGACGAGGTCATGTCGGAGATGGCGGACAATTTTTTCAGTGCCCGCAAAGCCATTGATGACGAGATTGACCTGTTTGAAGCCAAGGAGGCGGACGTTGCGCTGGCCGGGCAGCGCGCCCTGTGCAGTTGTGCCTTGCTGTATGCCCTGTTGCAGGGAGAGGAGGGGGCGCAGGCCCTTTTCGATGCCATTGGGGTGGACGTTGCCTCTTATGGTTTGCACTTCAAGGTTCGCAATGTCGAGCCTTGCCTTTTTCTGCGTCTTCCGTGGGGCATTACCCGCAAGAGGCGCTTTGCCGGACTGCTGGTGCGTGTATACCAGCATGTCTACAGCGCTTTTGACCGGTATCTGAACGGCAGCGGCTATACCAGCTACCATGCCGTGCAGACGTATGCCTTGCCCGAGACAAAGGGCTCTGGTCAGGAGAACGGTGCATCGTCCTTTGACAAGATGAGCGGCATGATGGGTAAGGTGCGCAGCCGTACCGTCGGCTGGAAACGATACATCGCATGGTGCGACGAGATTAATGCCCGCATAGAAGAAGTGAACCTGAACCAGCCGCCCTCGCAGGTGCTGGGGATGGCGCGCTCCATGGATGTTGTCGGACTCGCGCAGGAGAAGGCTTCCGGCGGCGGTGTGGACGGCCTTGTGGCTTCCATGGACAGGACGCTCTGTCTGCGTCCCATTGCCTGCCATCTTGCCGGGGTAGGGTCGCTTCCCGCGTTGCCTGATCCGGAAGAAGTGGAATCCGCCATCAGACAATTTGCCATGTCCTTTTATACGCGGGAACATCACGCCGTGGATAAAACCATTGCAGATCTGGAACGGGCGCTGGATTGCATGCTGAATCCCGATGCTTGTAGTTAACCCTACAGTCTTTTGCTAATCTGCCGATATGATACGGAAGAACGCCAACACTCAGGAGACGGTCATGTTTCTTCGCAATGCCTTACGCGGTCACGCCGTAGCCATATTGCTGAGTTCCGTATTGCTGTATCTCTTTGCCGCAGTTCTGCCTGCCGCGGCAGAACCGCCCATGAAGGTCATCTACGGATTCGACCGCGAATATCCGCCGTTCAGCTTTGAAGAGGCTGCAGGCAAGCCCGCGGGATTCGATGTGGATCTCATCCAGGCCGTATTGCAGGACGAGAATGTGCGGCTCATCATGCGTCCACTCACATGGGATCAGGTGCAGGTCGAGCTTTCCGCAGGCAATATTCAAGTCTCGTCGGGCATGGCCGTTACCAAGCAGCGACAGCTTCTTTACAAGTTTGCCGACAAGCCCAGCATGCCTCTGCAGATCAAGCTGTTCACCAAGCCTGCTGCGCGCGTGGGCAACGTGACCATGCTTCGAGGACAGACGGTGTCCGTTGAGAAAGGTTCATACCAGCAGCGCGTGCTGGAAGAGTTCGGCGGCCTGAACATCAAGCTTTACAAGAGCAAGACGGAAGCTCTCAAGGCGTTGTACAACGACGAGGTCGTTGCCTACGGCGGGCCTACCCAGACTGCCTACTATCTCATCGACCGCCTTAAACTGGGTACCATTACGGCTGTGGGGACGCCTTTGGTTGTTTCCGATACCTATTTTGCGGTCAACCGCGATCAGGACAAGCTGCTTGCCATGATCAACCGGGGCATGCTGCGTGTTATCCAGAGCGGTGAATATGACCGTATCTATCGCAAATGGTTCGTGCCCACCCTGTATCCTGAAGAATACTCCGCCCTGTATACGGCGGCGCGGAACGCGGCCATCAATGCCTATGCTCCGTATTCGCGTTACCCGGTCGGTGCAGCCGTGATGACCCGTTCCGGCAGGATCGTAACCGGCTGCAACGTGGAGAATGCGCTCATGAGCGAAACGCAGACCGCGCTGCGCACAGCCATATTGAAGGCTGTTTCCGAGGGGGAATACGAATTCCGCGCGGCGGTAGCCGTAGCTCCGGACGGGAGCGTGCAAGCTCCTTCCGCAGCGGACAGGCAGTTCCTCTTCGAGTTTGGCCGCGGGGTGCTGTGTGCCGTGCAGCCGGAGAAGGGCAGGGTTGAACTGAAGATGGTCTCGGAGCTCCTGCCGTATCCGTATGAAAACAGGCCCGAATCCTACCAGTATTAGCAGGTTGCATGAACGCAATCATTCAAAAAACCACCGGTTGCGAAACGGTGGTTTTTTGCGTTACAGTTCCGCATGATAGTTGATGGAGCGTTCGGATCGCCCCTGAAACGAGCCCACCGAGGAGCTGGTATGCCCAACAGACGTAAGCGCAGCCGTGTGCGCGGGAGTTACGACGGTATTCTTGTCGTGCGTGGCAGGGAGTGGCCTGTGCAGACGAGGGATATTTCTCTCAAGGGGGCTCTCATTTCTGCTGCCGTATTGCCTCCGCTGCGTGAAGAGTGTCGACTCAGAATAGCCCTTGCCGATGCCATAGGGCTGGAGATTGAGGGCATTATTGTTCGTGTGGGAACGGATGACGCTGCCATGAACTTCACGGGTATGGATGAAGAGTCCTATGCCCATCTTTCCACCATGGTGCGGCTGCGGATGCAGAACGCCGATATGCTGGACCGCGAGGAGCTTGCCGAACCGTTCGAGTAGAGCTCCCGGCATTGATGAGAATTGAAAAGCCGCCGGATACAGTCGTATCCGGCGGCTTATTTTACCTGTCGGATGCCGCCCGGGCTTGTTGTTCCGAGCTCCCGAACAGCCTGCGCAATCTGCGTTGGGCCGCATCAAGGTATATGTAGTAGACGGGCGTGAAATACAGGGTGAGCAACTGGGAGAGCAGCAGTCCGCCTACGACGGAAAGCCCCAGCGGTCTGCGGGCTTCAGCACCGGCTCCGAAGCCGAGGGCGATGGGCAGTGTGCCCATGAGTGCGGCAAGGGTGGTCATCATGATGGGACGGAAGCGGACCAATGCGCCTTCGCAGATGGCCTTGCGGGCGTCCATGCCCTGTTTGCGCTGCGCTTCCAGTGCGAAGTCGATCATCATGATGGCGTTTTTCTTTACGATGCCGATAAGCATGATGATGCCCACGAAGCCGTAGAGATTGAGATCCACCCTGAAGATCATGAGGGTGAGCAGGGCCCCGACACCGGCGGAGGGAAGACCGGAAAGAATGGTGAGCGGGTGTATGAAGCTCTCGTACAGAATGCCCAGCACAATGTAGATGATGAGCACGGAGAGGATGAGCAGCAGGGCCAGACCCTTCATGGAATCCTGAAATGCCTGCGCTTCACCCTGGAAGCTGGTGGAGACGCTGGAGGGAACAACCTCTGCCGCTACGGCTTCCACTTTGCCCATGGCGGTGCCAAGTGAGATTCCCGGCCGCAGGTTGAAGGACACGGTGGTGGAAGGGAGCTGGCCGGAATGGTTGATATACAGCGGACCCACGCCCATCTTTCGTTCCACCAGAGTATCAAAGGGCACAAGCCTGCCGTCCCTTGACCGGATATGGAGGAAGGCAAGCGAGTCCGGATTCGCCTGGTACTCGGGCGCAAGTTCCATGAGCACCTTGTATGTGTCGTTGGCGGCATAGATGCTGGTGACGCGTCGTTCCCCGTAGGAAGCGGCAAGGGCATCCTCGATCTGGAAGGCGCTTATGCCCAGAGCTGCGGCCTTGTCGCGCAGAATGGTCAGTTGCAGTTCCGGGCTTTTCAATTCCATGTCCGAACTTACGTCCTGCAGTTCGGAGATGCCGCCAAGGCGTTCTTCCAGTTCTGCTGCAACGCGATACAGGTCATCGGTGTTCGGGCTTTGCAGGGTGTACTGATACTGCCCCTTGGAGGCTCGCGCGCCGATGCGGATGGCGGGGGGATTTTGCAGGAATATCTTTACCCCGGGCACCTGCGAGAGCTTGCCCCTCAGGCGCTGGAGCACTTCGTCGGCCGTTTCCGTGCGTTCCGCATGAGCCTTGAGCGTTATCATCAACCGTCCGGCGTTGTTGGCCGAGTTGGGACCGCCGGAACCGGCAACGGACATGTACCCCTGCACGGCCGCATCCCTGCCCAGAATCTCCATGACTGCCTTCTGGCGACGTACCAGGGTATCGAAGCTGATGCCTTCTTCGTAGACCAGTGACGCCTGCAGGCGGCCCGTATCTTCCTTGGGCAAAAAGCCTTTGGGAATGATTGCGAACATCCATGCGGTCACTCCCAGCAGGATGATGGAAACCCCCATGGTCAGGGCATGGTGGCGCACGCACCAGTGCAGGGTCACGTCATAGAGGCGGTGCCATGCGTTGAACATGCGCTCCATGAAATTGTAGAACCGCCCATGGCGATCATGCGTGTTGGGGCGCAGTATGAGGTTGCAGAGCATGGGGGTGAGCGTGAGCGATACCACGCCGGAAAGCAGGATGGCGGCGGAAATGGTCACCGCGAATTCGTGGAACAGCCTGCCAACCACGCCGCCCATGAAGAGCACGGGAATGAACACCGCTGCAAGGGAGATGGTCATGGAGACGATGGTGAAGGCGATTTCCTTCGAGCCGTCCATGACGGCCTCCCGCACGGTCTTGCCCATCTCCTGATGCCGGACGATGTTTTCCAGCATGACGATGGCGTCGTCCACCACGAATCCCACGGACAACGTGAGCGACATGAGCGAGATGTTGTCCAGACTGAAGTTCATGAGGTGCATCACCGCAAAGGTGCCTACGATGGACATGGGCAGGGCAAGACTCGGGATGATTGTGGCGGAGACCTTGCGCAGGAACAGGAAGATGACCATGACCACAAGGCAGATGGTCAGCACAAGGGTGAATTTTACATCTTGTACGGAGTCCCTGATGGATTCTGAGCGGTCATAGAGTATCTCAAGATTCGCGGAGGCGGGCAGCATGGCGCGGAATTCCGGCAGCAGGGTGCGTATGGAATCGGCCACGGCCACGGTGTTGGTTCCGGGCTGGCGCTGGATGGCAAGCACCATGCCGGGAGTGCCGCTGTACCAGTTGAGGCGGCGGGTTCGTTCAACGCTGTCGAGCACGGTGGCCACTTCGCCGAGGCGTACCGGTGCTCCGTTCCGCCATGCGATGATCAGCGGCCGGTAACTGGCCGCGTCCATGAGCTGACCGGATGAGCGTACCGTGTATTCCCGTGCTGAGCCGCTGATGGTGCCCACAGGCAGGTTCACGTTGCCGCTGCGGATGGCGCTGGCCACTTCGTCCACGCCGATTTCCTTGGCGGCCAGCGCTTCGGGGTTAAGCTGTATGCGTACCGCGTATTTCTTGGAGCCGTATACCATCACTTGCGCCACGCCGTTGATCATGGAAATGCGTTGGGCCATCATGCCTTCGGCGTATTCATTCACGTCCGAAAGGCGCATGGTGGGTGAGGAAATGGCGAGATACAGAATGGGATAATCCGCGGGGTTCACCTTGCGGAAGGTGGGGGGCGTGTCCATGTCTTCCGGCAGGTTGCGCATGGCTGCGGTGATGGCGGACTGCACGTCCAGCGCGGCGGCATCGATCTCCTTGTCCAGATTGAACTGCAGGGTGATGCGGGAAGTGCCCATGCTGTTGACCGAGGTCATGGAGTCCAGCCCCGCAATGGTGGAGAACTGCTTTTCCAGCGGCGTTGCCACGGAAGAGGCCATGGTTTCGGGATTGGCTCCCGCAAGGCTGGCGCTCACCTCGATGGTGGGAAAGTCCACGCTTGGCAGGTCGCTCACGGGCAGCTTGAAGTAGGCCATGATGCCGAAAATAAGCATGGCCAGCATGACCAGTGTGGTCATGACCGGACGGTTGACGAACAGGGCTGAGGGATTCATGTGCTACTGCGCCTTTGCCGGTTCCGCTCCGGCGGGGGAGGGGACTGCCTTGGGTTCGTTGCGTACCTCGACGCTCATGCCGGGGGCCAGACGGACCTGGCCGTCAAGCGCCACCCGTTCGCCCGCTTTCAGACCCGCGGAGACAACGGTTCGGTCTCCGACAAGAAAATCCACGGTGATGAGCCGGTCTTCGGCCTTGTTGTCCGGAGTGATGACATACACATACGAGCCGTTGATGCCGTCCATGACCGCAGCGGTGGGAATGAGCACGGCGGCGGGCTCT is drawn from Desulfovibrio mangrovi and contains these coding sequences:
- the cmk gene encoding (d)CMP kinase, whose translation is MTAKRNIVTLDGPAGVGKTTLAKRTAQALGIAYLDTGAMFRTLGWKLGADAASLSEAELTARLAAFSFSLSGSGADTVLSVNGTPVGQEIRTEEVGMLASIVAKLPAVRTALKAAQQAMGAATPLVAEGRDMGTVVFPEARCKIFLDASPQERARRRFDQLVAMGETPDLEALTEQIRQRDDQDRNRAIAPLKPAEDAVIVDTTTLDIDGVFNEIMRHVKANA
- the hisC gene encoding histidinol-phosphate transaminase; the encoded protein is MTSQRCRATSQVRPEVMDFSPYSAGLSIQEIKERYGLDTVVKLASNENPLGTSPLVQQVIRSHADHVFRYAQSGNPRLAKKIADLFGLPAECIVTGNGSDEVIDLLIRAKARPGIDNIVAFDPCFSMYTVLARLCGVELRQTPLNNDFSFNWDALVSLTDENTAIVFVTTPDNPSGYTPPVEEIMALAKRLPEQCLLVVDEAYMDFTGNKDAYSMLPRLADFPNVCVLRTFSKSMGLAGLRLGFGAMQPELADYLKRIRPPFSVNILAEHAGMAALDDTVFYNETLRVTAEGRDYLNRELAALGCTVFPSKANFIMFEAPIDGTELHEQLLRRGIILRPLNKGYGLPRHMRVTVGNAHENKVFINAFKEILHDR
- a CDS encoding universal stress protein, encoding MTAINKILVAVDFSDHSKYIADYAKLLATKLDAALVVVYAAPSLSQYVGFHVPPNSIESFVGEIVSGAEKSMDAFLAENFGGLQASGKVVTGYAAEEILATAEQENVDMIIMGTHGRKGIDRILFGSVAEKVVKGANIPVLTVRPPAL
- a CDS encoding CinA family protein, whose product is MMKDLHPSILNLGDMLRKRGMLLGTAESCTGGLIAAALTDVSGSSGWFAGGVVAYANEIKEQVLGVPHDTLVTHGAVSGETVEAMVRGATRVLGVDCAVAVSGIAGPSGGTPEKPVGTVWLAACAGEALAVRRFVFSGNRDAVRLQTVAAAVQELTTLIEAQ
- a CDS encoding cytidine deaminase, with protein sequence MFLRNALRGHAVAILLSSVLLYLFAAVLPAAAEPPMKVIYGFDREYPPFSFEEAAGKPAGFDVDLIQAVLQDENVRLIMRPLTWDQVQVELSAGNIQVSSGMAVTKQRQLLYKFADKPSMPLQIKLFTKPAARVGNVTMLRGQTVSVEKGSYQQRVLEEFGGLNIKLYKSKTEALKALYNDEVVAYGGPTQTAYYLIDRLKLGTITAVGTPLVVSDTYFAVNRDQDKLLAMINRGMLRVIQSGEYDRIYRKWFVPTLYPEEYSALYTAARNAAINAYAPYSRYPVGAAVMTRSGRIVTGCNVENALMSETQTALRTAILKAVSEGEYEFRAAVAVAPDGSVQAPSAADRQFLFEFGRGVLCAVQPEKGRVELKMVSELLPYPYENRPESYQY
- a CDS encoding PilZ domain-containing protein; this encodes MPNRRKRSRVRGSYDGILVVRGREWPVQTRDISLKGALISAAVLPPLREECRLRIALADAIGLEIEGIIVRVGTDDAAMNFTGMDEESYAHLSTMVRLRMQNADMLDREELAEPFE
- a CDS encoding efflux RND transporter permease subunit; this encodes MNPSALFVNRPVMTTLVMLAMLIFGIMAYFKLPVSDLPSVDFPTIEVSASLAGANPETMASSVATPLEKQFSTIAGLDSMTSVNSMGTSRITLQFNLDKEIDAAALDVQSAITAAMRNLPEDMDTPPTFRKVNPADYPILYLAISSPTMRLSDVNEYAEGMMAQRISMINGVAQVMVYGSKKYAVRIQLNPEALAAKEIGVDEVASAIRSGNVNLPVGTISGSAREYTVRSSGQLMDAASYRPLIIAWRNGAPVRLGEVATVLDSVERTRRLNWYSGTPGMVLAIQRQPGTNTVAVADSIRTLLPEFRAMLPASANLEILYDRSESIRDSVQDVKFTLVLTICLVVMVIFLFLRKVSATIIPSLALPMSIVGTFAVMHLMNFSLDNISLMSLTLSVGFVVDDAIVMLENIVRHQEMGKTVREAVMDGSKEIAFTIVSMTISLAAVFIPVLFMGGVVGRLFHEFAVTISAAILLSGVVSLTLTPMLCNLILRPNTHDRHGRFYNFMERMFNAWHRLYDVTLHWCVRHHALTMGVSIILLGVTAWMFAIIPKGFLPKEDTGRLQASLVYEEGISFDTLVRRQKAVMEILGRDAAVQGYMSVAGSGGPNSANNAGRLMITLKAHAERTETADEVLQRLRGKLSQVPGVKIFLQNPPAIRIGARASKGQYQYTLQSPNTDDLYRVAAELEERLGGISELQDVSSDMELKSPELQLTILRDKAAALGISAFQIEDALAASYGERRVTSIYAANDTYKVLMELAPEYQANPDSLAFLHIRSRDGRLVPFDTLVERKMGVGPLYINHSGQLPSTTVSFNLRPGISLGTAMGKVEAVAAEVVPSSVSTSFQGEAQAFQDSMKGLALLLILSVLIIYIVLGILYESFIHPLTILSGLPSAGVGALLTLMIFRVDLNLYGFVGIIMLIGIVKKNAIMMIDFALEAQRKQGMDARKAICEGALVRFRPIMMTTLAALMGTLPIALGFGAGAEARRPLGLSVVGGLLLSQLLTLYFTPVYYIYLDAAQRRLRRLFGSSEQQARAASDR